In Sphaeramia orbicularis chromosome 1, fSphaOr1.1, whole genome shotgun sequence, a genomic segment contains:
- the fam193a gene encoding protein FAM193A, producing the protein MSPTDAKRGAKRRKNKRGGGSSCSAVCNASGGKAGVASALGCAGTAAPASVVSFLTPGSTSNGNIGPITGINGEVKMNNSVPPQFTEGPVNADFSGVLQTPFTFGLNQRAPYTAGDRCLLCRCERKDSDVPSDTGISGQNSTGQPSKTPSALQLPLWVCSDCRRTVEKEDQHTALEQTMGCQDFLLHMPVGNGNLGQEVATGDRQTTAAPTLPMLPAPDLTAPMPADTVCSCEACNERREISAESERESQQLQNHWSEVRYLVRCIYRQTGTPLADDHDQPLERDKEGMKELVDRLCEKDPYQLYQRLEQQAREYVLEMKVRLLKHLSAGSKTTGSAGGVAAAQGPPQAHQFISLLLEEYNALCQAARTISSFLLTLENEHLQKFQVTWELHNKHLFESLVFSEPILHSSLPALVSQLKHGTASHDSYNEDMYRTLLESYQQLQQEMASVAAEWQECEKRIDDYVDEQLLFKVDGQSLTNQRTEPHKSLVSKNTLKTKQRMLKEDWEFFKQRRFIEEQLPNNKKSPSGDNNFTDTMRMLSSRLSIPDCPNCNYRRRCTCDDCSLSHILTCGIMDSPIAEDLHIKLPLQGDPPHDYLAEVHPPSLSSGSSASGSNSSSPITIQQHPRLILPEGDTNTFISDDDEVPPLSSKFGDIYPMSAYEDSSVVSSAVNGLHSEINGEGENAALKAGSPHITSSSSSSEGDDDEADGEVVGEPPGQQEELSSGQTNSPPPSYSHQQVEPVQHACECHVCNQDPGSSALGPAACLPPSRLHAAPPPAMGHQFFTDSKTPPAHPALHLYPHIHGHLPLHNFSRPLLHPTLYPPSPPLTHNKPLPPNPTSNHSAAKQPAFSPSLPEHVYQNCFGGAGGAGDWNSSLQCLSLKFENLWDAAVMKSWNPSVLLPESLPGDMLGPPLADVPLPPTSPIGPQGEHPSLPTPIPPSSSTSSSSSSSSSSSSSSCSSSEAKEQKKSGAKKKCLYNFQDAFMETNRVVMATSASTSSVSCTATTVQSNDVFHNLGKEDHRQPTPAAPRTGSTGLTSLPPLSGPSLPPAPNTHLPTMGSQPFPKMAATAPDFAEAHQGLCLPPAEPPVSSTDGPISAPPSVCSDPDCEGHRCEGNGAYEHQPYDGEESQDEDSCSEHSSSTSTSTNQKEGKYCDCCYCEFFGHGGPPAAPTSRNYAEMREKLRLRLTKRKEEQPKREEQQPVIERDGGVEDHRRVEDLLQFINSADSKPASSSKAAKRARHKQKKMEEKARLEAEAREKEEQQLLEEQQQRQRQEEEEAELQKELLRLQELQHHRAAKKKKKEKAKENTAPPQNNPQPLKQTAQNVLDNLQNGKSQLLQTLIRLPNQQEPRFDPPPRPTHHNPKCTSAKGFSTDIILNSPAAFQNGTSSQLEVNGKVKARQSVKVVTCESVVKKAPELPRCSEVVAVATAAAAKLVHETPPATTTDTKATRVRAAEALTPLPNTEPRAEERSTNRSASGKRQQQQPLTPVKEDRRSPPVSNPSPSPPPAPQSEQSQQNGKPSSAESPQPKGKTKKSKKKKGDKMNTSIDDVFLPKDIDLDSTEMDETEREVEYFKRFCLDSARQTRQRLSINWSNFSLKKATFAAH; encoded by the exons ATGAGTCCAACCGATGCTAAACGAGGGGCTAAACGCAGGAAGAACAAGCGGGGCGGTGGCAGTAGCTGCAGTGCTGTCTGCAATGCCAGCGGTGGCAAGGCCGGGGTTGCCTCGGCCCTGGGCTGTGCGGGAACAGCAGCACCTGCCTCTGTTGTCAGCTTTCTAACACCTGGCAGCACGAGCAACGGGAATATAGGGCCGATCACCGGCATAAATGGAGAG GTCAAGATGAACAACAGTGTTCCACCACAGTTTACAGAAGGACCAGTAAATGCTGACTTCTCTGGAGTCCTCCAG ACCCCATTTACGTTTGGCTTGAACCAGCGGGCTCCCTACACGGCTGGTGATCGCTGTCTCTTATGCCGCTGTGAGCGCAAAGACAGCGACGTGCCTTCAGATACAGGGATCTCAGGCCAGAACAGTACGGGACAGCCCAGCAAGACACCCAGTGCCCTTCAGCTCCCCCTGTGGGTGTGCTCTGACTGCAGGCGCACAGTGGAGAAGGAGGACCAGCACACTGCTCTGGAGCAAACAATGGGG TGCCAGGACTTCCTTTTGCACATGCCTGTGGGTAACGGAAACCTGGGCCAGGAAGTGGCCACAGGGGACAGACAGACCACTGCAGCGCCTACACTACCCATGCTCCCTGCTCCGGACCTCACTGCACCCATGCCTGCTGATACGGTGTGCAGCTGTGAAGCCTGCAATGAGAGACG GGAGATCTCTGCTGAATCAGAGAGAGAATCTCAGCAGCTGCAGAACCACTGGTCAGAAGTTCGCTACCTGGTGCGATGCATCTACCGTCAGACAGGAACACCACTCGCAGACGACCACGACCAGCCTCTCGAGAGAGACAAGGAGGGCATGAAGGAGCTGGTGGACAG ACTCTGTGAGAAGGACCCCTACCAGCTGTACCAGAGGCTGGAGCAACAGGCTCGGGAATATGTCTTGGAAATGAAGGTGCGGCTACTGAAGCATCTGTCTGCAGGCTCCAAGACGACGGGTTCGGCAGGGGGTGTGGCTGCAGCTCAGGGTCCCCCACAGGCTCACCAGTTCATCTCCCTGCTGCTGGAGGAGTACAACGCCCTTTGCCAAGCTGCACGCACCATCAGCAGCTTCCTGCTCACCCTG gagAATGAGCACCTCCAGAAATTCCAGGTGACATGGGAGCTGCACAACAAGCACCTTTTTGAGAGTCTGGTGTTCTCTGAACCCATCTTGCACAGCAGTTTACCTGCATTGGTTTCACAACTTAA ACACGGCACAGCCTCTCATGATTCATACAATGAAGATATGTACAGGACCTTGTTAGAGAGCTACCAGCAGCTGCAGCAGGAGATGGCCTCTGTAGCAGCAGAATGGCAGGAGTGTGAGAAGAGGATCGATGACTATGTAGATGAACAG cTGCTTTTTAAGGTGGACGGTCAGAGTCTCACCAACCAAAGAACAGAACCACACAAGTCCTTGGTTAGCAAAAAT ACTTTAAAGACTAAACAGCGAATGCTCAAGGAGGACTGGGAGTTTTTTAAGCAGAGAAGATTTATAGAAGAACAG TTACCTAACAATAAGAAATCCCCCTCTGGAGATAACAACTTCACAGACACAATGAGGATGCTCTCATCTCGTCTGAGTATTCCTGACTGTCCAAACTGCAATTATCGAAGGAG GTGCACATGTGATGACTGTAGTCTGTCCCACATCCTGACCTGCGGCATCATGGACTCACCTATCGCTGAGGACCTCCACATCAAGCTCCCACTGCAGGGTGACCCTCCCCACGACTATCTGGCCGAGGTGCACCCCCCCAGCCTTTCCTCCGGCAGCTCAGCGTCTGGATCCAACTCCAGTTCTCCCATCACCATCCAGCAACATCCAAGGCTCATTCTCCCTGAAGGAGATACCAACACATT tattagtgatgatgatgaagtgcCTCCATTGTCCAGTAAATTTGGGGACATTTACCCGATGAGCGCATATGAGGACAGCAGTGTGGTGTCGTCTGCTGTGAACGGGCTTCACAGTGAAATTAACGGGGAAGGGGAAAACGCTGCTCTAAAGGCAGGG TCTCCTCACATTACCAGCAGCAGCAGTTCATCAGAGGGCGACGATGACGAAGCTGATGGTGAGGTTGTAGGGGAGCCCCCAGGGCAGCAGGAGGAGCTTTCATCAGGACAGACCAACAGCCCTCCACCGTCTTACAGCCACCAACAG GTAGAACCAGTCCAACATGCCTGCGAGTGCCATGTGTGCAACCAGGACCCCGGCTCGTCCGCCCTGGGCCCCGCTGCGTGCCTGCCTCCCAGTCGACTCCACGCCGCCCCTCCCCCCGCCATGGGACACCAGTTCTTCACAGACAGCAAGACCCCGCCCGCCCACCCCGCCCTCCACCTGTACCCCCACATCCATGGACACCTCCCCCTACACAACTTCTCCCGGCCACTTCTGCACCCGACACTCTACCCTCCGAGTCCTCCGCTCACGCACAACAAG CCCCTTCCCCCAAACCCTACATCAAACCACTCGGCAGCCAAGCAGCCAGCCTTCAGTCCATCGTTACCTGAACACGTCTACCAGAACTGTTTTGGCGGCGCCGGTGGAGCCGGCGACTGGAACAGCTCACTGCAGTGTCTGTCGCTCAAGTTTGAGAACCTGTGGGATGCTGCTGTGATGAAGAGCTGGAACCCCTCTGTGCTTCTGCCCGAGTCTCTGCCAG GTGACATGCTTGGACCACCCCTCGCTGACGTCCCCCTTCCCCCAACATCACCTATTGGCCCCCAAGGGGAACATCCTTCTCTTCCCACTCCTATACCTCCTTCATCTTCCACCTCCTCATCGTcatcgtcctcttcctcctcgtcatCTTCATCGTGCTCCTCTTCAGAAGCCAAAGAGCAGAAGAAAAGCGGCGCCAAGAAGAAGTGTCTCTATAATTTCCAGGATGCCTTCATGGAGACCAACCGGGTGGTGATGGCCACATCGGCCTCCACGTCCTCTGTGTCCTGCACTGCCACCACTGTCCAGTCAA ATGATGTATTTCACAATCTAGGTAAAGAGGACCACAGGCAACCCACTCCAGCTGCCCCCAGAACCGGCTCCACAGGCCTCACCTCCCTCCCTCCACTCTCGGGCCCCTCCCTGCCCCCCGCGCCCAACACACACCTTCCCACGATGGGATCACAGCCGTTTCCAAAGATGGCTGCCACAGCTCCAGACTTCGCAGAGGCCCACCAGGGCCTGTGCCTCCCACCTGCAGAACCTCCAGTTTCCTCAACAGATGGTCCCATCAGCGCTCCACCCAGTGTGTGCAG CGATCCGGACTGTGAAGGACATCGCTGTGAGGGGAACGGGGCGTACGAGCACCAGCCGTATGACGGAGAGGAGAGCCAGGACGAGGACAGCTGCTCTGAACAcagctcctccacctccacctccaccaacCAGAAAGAAGGAAAGTATTGTGACTGCTGCTACTGCGAGTTCTTCGGTCATGGCGGG CCTCCAGCTGCTCCTACAAGTCGAAACTATGCAGAGATGCGGGAAAAGCTGCGATTGCGTCTGACAAAACGGAAGGAGGAGCAGCCGAAGCGCGAAGAACAGCAGCCGGTGATAGAAAGAGACGGAGGGGTGGAGGACCACAGGCGGGTGGAGGACCTTTTGCAGTTCATCAACAGCGCCGACAGTAAACCTGCCTCTAGCTCTAAGGCTGCCAAACGGGCCAGGCATAAACAGAAGAAG ATGGAAGAGAAGGCTCGTCTGGAGGCAGAGGCCCGTGAAAAGGAGGAACAGCAGCTGTTGGAAGAGCAGCAACAGCGGCAGAGGCAGGAAGAGGAAGAGGCAGAGCTTCAAAAAGAACTGCTACGCCTGCAGGAGCTGCAGCATCATCGCGcagcaaagaagaaaaagaaagagaaagcaaAGGAAAACACTGCACCCCCACAGAACAACCCACAGCCCCTCAAACAGACAGCTCAGAACGTCCTAGATAATCTTCAGAATGGAAAGTCACAGCTGCTTCAAACCCTCATCCGCCTCCCCAACCAGCAGGAACCCAGATTCGACCCCCCACCCAGGCCAACACATCACAACCCAAAATGCACCAGTGCGAAGGGGTTTTCTACTGATATCATCTTAAATTCTCCCGCCGCCTTCCAAAATGGAACTTCATCTCAGCTTGAGGTGAATGGAAAAGTCAAAGCCAGGCAGTCCGTGAAGGTGGTCACGTGTGAGTCAGTTGTAAAGAAAGCCCCAGAGTTACCCAGGTGCTCGGAGGTGGTGGCAGTGGCAACAGCAGCAGCGGCAAAGCTAGTTCACGAAACCCCCCCTGCCACTACAACAGACACCAAAGCAACGCGAGTTAGGGCTGCTGAGGCCTTGACGCCTCTCCCAAACACTGAACCCAGGGCGGAGGAGAGGAGTACCAACAGAAGTGCCAGCGGTAAAAGGCAGCAGCAACAACCTCTGACCCCTGTAAAGGAAGACAGGAGGAGTCCACCTGTGTCAAACCCCTCCCCGTCCCCCCCTCCGGCCCCTCAGTCTGAGCAGAGCCAGCAGAACGGCAAACCTTCCAGTGCAGAGTCCCCACAGCCAAAGGGCAAGACCAAGAAAAGCAAGAAGAAGAAGGGGGACAAGATGAATACTTCAATAG